The following proteins come from a genomic window of Lolium rigidum isolate FL_2022 chromosome 5, APGP_CSIRO_Lrig_0.1, whole genome shotgun sequence:
- the LOC124654038 gene encoding dehydration-responsive element-binding protein 1H-like yields the protein MDGMGGAEQWSSPSSPSSHQKRPAGRTKFKETRHPVYRGVRRRGSAGRWVCEVRVPGKRGERLWLGTYVTAEAAARGHDAAMLALGGGSELCLNFADSARLLAVPSGLADLAAVRRAALAAVADFQRREAAYCAADEIDTSSASAPSSADNAGSSATSLPSALDELFELPAAAVLGSDMYDFELDMSGEMDPGSYYADFAEGMLLDPPPPHESTEACWDGGADYAALWSQY from the coding sequence ATGGACGGCATGGGCGGCGCCGAGCAATGGAGCTCCCCTTCCTCGCCGTCTTCGCACCAGAAGCGCCCGGCGGGGCGCACCAAGTTCAAGGAGACGCGGCACCCGGTGTACCGCGGCGTGCGGCGCAGGGGCAGCGCCGggcggtgggtgtgcgaggtgcgCGTCCCCGGCAAGCGCGGCGAGCGGCTCTGGCTCGGGACCTACGTCACCGCCGAGGCTGCCGCGCGCGGGCACGACGCCGCCATGCTCGCGCTGGGAGGAGGCTCCGAACTGTGCCTCAACTTCGCCGACTCCGCCCGGCTTCTCGCCGTCCCGTCCGGACTCGCCGATCTCGCGGCCGTCCGGCGCGCAGCGCTCGCCGCCGTCGCGGACTTCCAGCGCCGGGAGGCCGCCTATTGCGCCGCGGACGAGATCGACACCTCCAGCGCGTCCGCGCCGTCGTCCGCGGACAACGCCGGCTCCTCGGCGACGTCGCTCCCTTCTGCACTGGATGAACTGTTCgagctgccggcggcggcagtgCTGGGCAGCGACATGTACGACTTCGAGCTGGACATGTCCGGGGAGATGGACCCGGGCTCGTACTACGCGGACTTCGCGGAGGGGATGCTACttgacccgccgccgccgcacgaatCCACCGAGGCTTGCTGGGACGGCGGAGCTGATTACGCCGCGCTCTGGAGCCAGTACTGA
- the LOC124654257 gene encoding dehydration-responsive element-binding protein 1B-like — protein sequence MDTTSTSGQDQQQSPHRNRTVTSEPPKRPAGRTKFRETRHPVYRGVRRRGRVGQWVCEMRVQGARGSRLWLGTFATAEMAARAHDAAALALSGPDACLNFADSAWRMLPVLAAGSFGFGSAREVKAAVALAVVAFTVRAAPVAAAEKVVLGSPTPAAALFYMSSGDLLELDDEQWFGGMVAGPYYESLAQGMLVEPPDAGAWREDGGVVETPLWS from the coding sequence ATGGACACCACCTCAACGTCCGGCCAGGACCAGCAGCAATCGCCCCACAGAAACAGAACGGTGACCTCGGAGCCGCCGAAGCGCCCCGCGGGGCGGACCAAGTTCCGCGAGACGCGGCACCCGGTGTACCGCGGcgtgcgccgccgcggccgcgtcgGGCAGTGGGTGTGCGAGATGCGCGTGCAGGGCGCCCGGGGCTCCAGGctctggctcggcaccttcgcCACCGCCGAGATGGCCGCGCGCGCGCACGACGCCGCCGCGCTCGCGCTCTCGGGCCCCGACGCCTGCCTCAACTTCGCAGACTCCGCCTGGCGGATGCTGCCGGTCCTCGCCGCCGGCTCCTTCGGCTTCGGAAGCGCGCGGGAGGTCAAGGCCGCCGTagcgctcgccgtcgtcgcgtTCACGGTCCGGGCTGccccggtcgccgccgccgagaaGGTCGTCCTCGGTTCGccgacgccggccgccgccctgtTCTACATGTCGTCCGGCGACCTGCTGGAGCTCGACGACGAGCAGTGGTTCGGGGGCATGGTCGCCGGCCCGTACTACGAGAGCCTCGCGCAGGGCATGCTCGTCGAGCCGCCGGACGCCGGAGCGTGGCGTGAGGACGGCGGGGTTGTGGAGACGCCGCTGTGGAGCTAG